The following coding sequences are from one Arachis hypogaea cultivar Tifrunner chromosome 7, arahy.Tifrunner.gnm2.J5K5, whole genome shotgun sequence window:
- the LOC140174335 gene encoding uncharacterized protein encodes MPWVSFLRYLDRAERRFVDWYVIAGNPGAILRDGLHEYFFMARRNAGMDLLTRAVAQGSVEASYVYSMLLLCNHHGGDNVRRAVDMFEVILTSGNVHMCREIFTDILAESWVGVTPPDPGQPVTCRSSMCSTRGIVGDSHDVSGVSCVRCLADLEVYEFLGMFR; translated from the coding sequence ATGCCGTGGGTTTCCTTTCTAAGGTACCTGGACCGGGCGGAGAGACGGTTTGTAGATTGGTACGTCATTGCAGGAAATCCTGGCGCAATTCTCAGGGACGGGCTGCACGAGTATTTCTTCATGGCTAGACGTAACGCCGGAATGGATCTACTTACTAGGGCTGTAGCGCAGGGCAGCGTGGAGGCCAGCTACGTATATTCCATGCTGCTACTGTGTAACCACCATGGCGGCGACAATGTGAGACGCGCCGTCGATATGTTTGAAGTTATCCTTACATCTGGGAATGTCCACATGTGCAGGGAGATCTTCACGGACATCCTTGCAGAGAGTTGGGTTGGCGTCACACCTCCAGACCCTGGGCAACCCGTGACCTGTCGATCCTCCATGTGCTCTACACGTGGCATCGTGGGTGATTCTCACGACGTCTCGGGTGTATCGTGTGTCCGGTGCCTGGCCGATCTCGAGGTCTACGAGTTCCTGGGTATGTTTCGGTGA